The Phalacrocorax carbo chromosome 2, bPhaCar2.1, whole genome shotgun sequence region TTGAGAGCTGTAGCCACCTGCAAGCTTGCCTCTGCAAAGACAAGGTATGCTACAGTGTcgtaaggggtttttttaagtggcTTTACTAATATTTCAGTCAGTATCACTTTTtacagaagatattttcttttaaaaatcgTATAATTGATCTACCTCAGCTGATCAGAGGCGCTTGATTCTTTAAGAGGTGTTAAGATTAATTGGAGCTGGAGGAGGTTGGAGCTTTGTCTTTTAATGCTCCTGTAATTCTCAAACAGTTGAAGGAATTTTGTCAAAGAACTGTCACCACAGGAGAAAAGTACATGCCTTGAAGaagcaaataaaggaaaagcttATAACCCAGAGGTGATGAACAGAAATAGCACAAGATAAGACAATGTACTTCACAGctgaaatcctggaagagacaACAGTTGCAAAACAGTTACTTTAAGGTGTGGTTGTATCAACTTTCAAGACAGAGCCCCAGAAAAGGGATGGATGAGGTTGAAGCAGGATTAAATTACCAGAGGCTACTCTTGTAACGTGGCTGTGGGATATTACCACTGCTAAACCACCCGTTTGCCTTAGAGGTGGATTAACAGAGGCaatgattttaaactgaaagagagtaCATTTAGGTTAGATTAGGAAGAAATTCCTTACcgtgagggtggtgagacactggaacaggttgcccagagaagttgtggatgcccctcCCTGGAAGCGTTCAAgctcaggctggatggggctttgagcagcgTTGTCTAGTGGAAAGTGCACCTGCCGATGGCAAGGGGGTTGGAACTCAATGAtatttaaggtcccttccaacccaaaccattctatgatacTAACAAAGCTTTACTGAAAGTCAGAAATCTcagaagagagaacaaaaatctataataaatgcatttttgccTGATCTCTCATCCATACGCACATAAATACTAAACACTAAATAAACACAATTAacttaaaaaatgtaaacactACGTTTCATACTTAGTAGAGAGATAATGCATAGGGTGGCAAGCTGAGCATCTCACATGGTATCCGGATCTTGTGTTATTATGGTGCTGTACACGTATGTTATGTGCTGATCTAGAGGGAGAGGATGTTCCGCAAGCAGCTGTAAGGCTTAGCTGCACAGCACTTTATAGGGCACGGTAGCCATTCAAACAATTTCATCTACTGCCTAAGCAATATTGATATTTACATGGTTTCTTACTCATTTCAAATTATAGGCAGAATTATTATAATGCTGCTACCAATAGGGTTGCCTCATGGTTTCAATAACTTAAAACTCTGCCAGGTATTAACTGTTCATACTGAACTTTTTCAAGCCTGAAGAAGCATATGGGAAAAAGTTCCAGGTAACATGGCTtagctgtttctgaaaatattatttgaaaaaaaatctgttagtTTGCATGTATTAAACCAAAATTTTAACAACACTTTTATAGAGAAATCTCCAAGGCTGTCAGGTTTTAAACTAGGGCTTGGAAATTTAGGCAAGACAGTGTCTGTGGTACACCTTTTGTTATTCTCATAGGTTTACCCAAATCAGAGCAAGTTACAATATTAAAACTGAAGCATCAGTTTGCAGGTGCCGAGTGGAGCGTGTAGGTGCTGAATTCAGGCAGGCCCCTCTGCACCGGCTGACCTCTGTCAGGGAGTGCCCCGCTAGGACTTACACTACAGCTCTGGCTCTTGGGCTTAGAGCACCAGGTGCCAGACCCAAGTATTGTTAAGCAGCATCGAGGAAAGAGACTGAGGAAAGACACTGAGCTGGCGAGGAAGGGGAGACTGGAGCAAGGAGCTGCAGTGGGAGAAAGGAGGTGTATGGCGACAGGAGAAAGGTATTAGCTTTGGTTGGAGAATGGGCAGAGAGGCGTGTGCCGACTAGACCCTATGATATCCCTGCAGTACCTGGCCTTGATTACACATTTTCAGCCTTGTTGCCCTTCTGTAAGCTCTGTTGCAAAGTGCATCTCTCCTTCCATCCTGATGGCTGGAGAATAGAGCACGtgtgctgctgctcacagcGCTCTCAGCTCCAGGAGCAGGGGGGTGTCCCACAGACCTAAACACTCAAACACTGCTTGGCCCATTCAATAATACTTTTGTGCTTCATTATGCTTTCTTGATTTAGACACAGACACATTCAAAATCCATCCTACATTAAAGAAACACGAACATTGCATAATCTAGCTCTTGCAGGCAAGAAATACAATAGAATATTGACTACATAAATGTAATTTACCTTTTGCGTGCCTAAATACAATGgcataaaagaatttttttccagttgacTCCTAAAGTCCTCACAACTAAACCTGATGGCAATAAGAGTGAGATTTCATTAAAGATACACCAGTGCTTCTGACCCTGCTTCATGTTTTCCATACAAGATtggtagattatttttttttaatcttaatcttgaatgtgcttttttttttttttttttgaagtaggAATTACACTCAACTACCATGTCTGGAAAGTGATGAATAGACACAGAAGAGCTGATGAGGAACTATGTCGTATTTACAGTTCTAACTGTGAAGGCTCAGGGTTATGCACTGAATCACAAGGAGGAAACAACTGACTGAAACCTCACTAGGTACAAGAATAATCTAAATTGTGTCATGAACTCTGTATTTCCAAACTTTTCACTTCTTGAATTTGCTGTATTACTCATTTTAACATAGTTATTAGTTACAGTTTTTATATAATCTCACGTGGGTTTCCCAGTCTCTTGACCACATACGCATTAGTATAGAGCGATGCAGTTCAGAATTTATATAAGAAAGTGAGAGCAAGGCTTAGGTAAATGTAGTGTTAcctaatattaaaatattgaaatatgaAAACTCTTAACATACTCAACTCCTTTACAGAATGACATGGGAGGAAAAATCTCAggacaaaacaaacccacctgATTTTGAACTTTCCAGAGATGAGGAAGATCACCTGGAGAGGGTCACAATTGCACCTGAGAACGATGATTCCAAACACATTTCAATTTTTTGCTCTGCATGTCAACAAACAATATATCCATACCACCTTCTTtatcataaaaaaacccacaaagccCTAACTTTGCTGGGCTTTGACAGCCCACAAACGAAGACTGACAAGAAAACACTTTTGGCTCAGAGACAGAAACTAGTTTCAAAGTTGACCAAGACTCCTAAGTATTCTGAGACACATAGGCAGAAGATTGATTATTCATTTGAATTCCTTATGAATAATCACACTTCTACATCATACTGTGATCTTGCCAATATTAATGCTCCCAGTACTTTTACGAAAGTAAATAATTCTTTAATAAAAGCATTATCAATTTGCCAAGATAAAAATTCCACATGGCAAGGAGACATGGAAGACAGATTTATCGTGCTCGACAACTATGGAAATAGGTCAGATACGTGTTTTCTGGGGCTAGTTGATGGTTCTCATGGTGtgacagctgcagaaacagTTGCAGCAGAGCTTCCACTTCTATTCCTTGACCAGCTTGCTCAAATGGATTCCTCCTACAAGAAGAGTAAGAATGAACAGCAAATTCTAGATTCCTTTGCCACAGTAATCAAGGCAGATtacagggaaaaagagaagattttCACTGATACACGCAGCAATGACAAGACCAACAAGACTAATACTTACGAGTGGATTCACAAAGCATACGCCAAGTCCTTTTGGAGAATGGATAGACTTTTACGACTGGGAAGGAATGAGGTTTCCAAAGTTCGCTGGAGTGGCTGTTCAGCGGTTACCTGTTTGGTGGAAAGAATCCCCAGCGAAGAGACAGATGAcactgaggaagaagaaagaaaacattctgaaaacaCCACACACCGTCCATTAGCCAGGGCAGCCAAAGGGGTTGCTGGGTTACTGCAGATTGCTAATATAGGTATGTACATTCCacaccaggattttttttttctcccacccaataaaaagagaaaaaataatctagagATTTGTTGGCAGTAGTTATCTGGAGATAAAAGAGCAGCAATTGCTTAGACTTCACAATGTGAAGGAGACATGATAAATTCCCTCGCAACTGATAGCGGTAAGACAATAAGTAGTAAGCTTACGAGATAAGTAGCTCCAGTGTGATATTTGAGTTAAAGCAGTGAAGTCAATTTGCTAATGTGAAAGACAGATAGGAAGCACTCCATAATACACAAATGACCTCTGTAAGAGtagtaaggatttttttttttttttttaagatcaagAGGAATTTTAAGGTGTTATCACTTTAGGGCAGGCAATCacaaattttctagttttatATCCGATAAATGCCTTGCATCAATGAAACATGCTTaagatattatttttacttgtttCATTGACACTAAGTGCCACCGCATTTTCCTACCAGCAAACTGAAAACACAATCTGTGGGGATCATttgaattattaatttctgaaataggAATTGGTTATTTACTGGTGTTATGGAAGATCTATTCAGATCCGTTTCCTTATGAAGCAGAACGCAGCTCTGCCTTTCTGTAGTGTAGAAAATCGGTTATTAATTACAGTCAGGAACACTGATACATTCCTAATGCTTCtccacccagccctgctgctggaaaCACTAAAGCTCTTCCAGTCTTAGCAACTCACTGTATCCTCCTACTTGGTGATTTTTGTTACCAGTTAAGCTCTCTTGTGTACCAAGACAAATGTAAGATTACAAGCAAGGTGCTTGCTTTCCCACAAAGGAGTACACGAGCAGAATTacgtttttaaaaaaaaaagctgttgggTGAAGTTTCAAATGGATTTGTGTCTATGGTTACACCCTCTAGTGTCTTCCAGCCTCTGCTTGAAGCATGTGCCCAGCACTATAATACTTCTCTAtcactgttgtggttcagcctcagtcggcatctaaacaccacgcagctgctcgctcactccccctacccctgtgggatgggtgaGAGAATCAGaggagcaaaagaacttgtgggttgagatacgtacagtttaataattacaataaaaataattataacaataatgattatgatgataataaaatggaaaacgaaaaaacatactgggcatggcattacatgatatggaatatccctttggccaggtTGAAcccactctcttagctgtgccccctcccctcccggcttcttgtgcacccggcagagcatgggaagctggaaaagtccttgactagtacaagcactacccagcaacaacgaaaacatcggtgtgttatctcaacgttgttttcatgctaagtccaaagcacagcactatgccagctgcagtgaagaaaattaactctatcccagctaaaaccatgacaatcaCTCTCCCTAGCATTAGTAAGGAGTGCACTAACACTGCAACTTTCCATCGACAGGGGCACTCTTTCCTCCTCAGATGAGTGTATTCATAAAACCTCTAAGACTTCTTCATATTTCTTCATATCAAGTTTGACTGAAATTAATCAAGAGAGTTAAAGATCAgtagggaaagggaaaaccatTTGGGAGGCTTCATTTCTTCActaggcaaaaaaacccccaccttgTTCTAGTTACTTGCCTTCATCCTTCCCTCCCAGATGAGGTTTTATGCTGGATGCAATTAAAGATACTGTAAACTCAAGCTCTACTAATGAGTTAAGGCTTTAAGTTGATCACAGATACTTTAAGCCTTTTATGATTAAAGTCCACATTTTTGAACCACTTCTAAATAGACATTTATTTAATCTAATACACTTAATTTTCCACCAAATGCATCACATAAAAGATTTGCACAACATTGAGCTTCGACTCTCCCCCAGAAATGTGTTCTTACAGAAGTATAGACAAACTCCTCCAGCACCAGGTAAGCAACTGAAGAGGATGATCAGATACGAAGAGCAGGAGATGGTGGCATTGGCCAGCTTTGTCTTCTTCATTTAGTCCCACATCAATAGGTCAGCTAgtttttttcaattcttttgCCCTGTCGCTGGTTTGCAGACAAGAGACTTGCAGCCAAAAGCGACTAGATTTTACTCTTTCTTGCAGTCAGATTCTTCCACATTGGTTATATTACGCCCTTTGTTAGGCTTACAGCTGGTGGTCTTACTCGGAGGGttcaaaggaaattttagaCAATCTTCTAGCTTTCCATGGAAAtcagaagaaggaggagggaacAAGCAGAAGTAAACATTCACACAGCGTAACTTAAGGCATCTACATTCTATAATCAATAATAAGGTGTGTCCTTCAGTTTGCTATTCTGAATCACCTTCTGGAGAAATCTGCCTTCACATAGACTACACTTAGCTGTCTCATACACTAGACAATGCCAATATTGCCCAAGAAATACAACTACTGTATAAGCTGTGCCTACTTATAAACACTTTTCAGAGATCTGTGCCCTAGTCTAGCCAGATGATATTAAAAGTACAATATAAATGAACACACTGCAGCCAGCTTATTGTCTGGAAAGCTACCATCCCACTCAAGTTCCTTCTGTAAGACATCACTTTTGCCCTCATGCCAACACATGGGAGCAGACCAATAACCTCTTCTAACAAAAAAATGGTCTCCCAGCGTAGCCGTAGAGGATCTCAAACAATACATCACTTTgtttcagagctgctttcctttACGCTCTGCATTCAAGTCTGACAAGACTAGTCACCTGCAGTGTTGCAATTTCTAATACTTTTAATTCTCACCCTGCAGATTTCAGAAGTGTTGAGGGAAAGGTAAAGTACCTATTCCTACTAAAGGAAAGAAGTTAGTCTTCAACTTCTCATGATGACTGCGAGAACTCTTTCTCCCTTGGTCCCTTAACTGAGGAAAAGATTTAAGGCATCATCTTCGTCAACTGTAAATTATACACAATgtccaaattattttcaggtACTAGAAATTTTATCCTGCCAAAAATAATATGAACCTGACACTTCTTGATGAGTTCATTCAGCCATATTTAAAGCACACACTCTCCTATGAGGggttaaaaaaagtatttgagaaaaatatgcattcttaaaaaaaagtcaaggtGCAACAGTTCTATCAGACTGCACTTTAAGCTGAATGAAGACTCCTCGTAAGAGTTTAGTTGCAGTCAGAAGGTGGTTCTGGAATAgtcttctgaaaaacaggacgggaaaaaaaagccacataaaACTTTCCTGTAAAATAGAACCAGATTCATCAGTGGACATATTGTTGCCTGTGGTAGTAGATAATTGAACTACAACCTCATTTTCCCAGTCCTTAGCAAAAGGCTGTTAAATGTAACAGCACTATCTTACAAAAATCAGTATTCTGTAACTCAAAATGTTCTTTCAATTTTAGGTAATGCACATGCTGTCTTATGTAAAAATGGAAAGAGCCACTGTCTCTCAAAAGAGCACAGCACTTCTAACATGAGTGAGAGAAAACGCGTACTTCAGAATGGTGGAAACATCAGCACTAATGAACCAGATGGGTTAGTAGAGGGGTACCTGAGAACTACAAGGGGTCTTGGACATCACGGAGACCCCATACTGAAAAGATCTGTTATACCTGTACCTCATACTATATCTGTCCCTATCGATGATACTTGTCAGTTTCTTATTTTAGCTTCTAATGGGCTTTGGGAGGTTTTGGATTACAATGAAGTACTTGCATTAACTCTAACAACATTCACTCATTATTTGAGAATGCATGAATGTGTTCAACAAAATGGGACTTCTCCATGTAAGTTTCAGTATTTGATGCCCCTCACTGAAGACAACTTAAATGACTCAAAGGCTATTCATGATCTGCAAGATGGAATAGAGATACCATATCCCAATGAAGCTATTTTCCTCACTGACTCAAAAGGcaacctg contains the following coding sequences:
- the PP2D1 gene encoding protein phosphatase 2C-like domain-containing protein 1, which codes for MTWEEKSQDKTNPPDFELSRDEEDHLERVTIAPENDDSKHISIFCSACQQTIYPYHLLYHKKTHKALTLLGFDSPQTKTDKKTLLAQRQKLVSKLTKTPKYSETHRQKIDYSFEFLMNNHTSTSYCDLANINAPSTFTKVNNSLIKALSICQDKNSTWQGDMEDRFIVLDNYGNRSDTCFLGLVDGSHGVTAAETVAAELPLLFLDQLAQMDSSYKKSKNEQQILDSFATVIKADYREKEKIFTDTRSNDKTNKTNTYEWIHKAYAKSFWRMDRLLRLGRNEVSKVRWSGCSAVTCLVERIPSEETDDTEEEERKHSENTTHRPLARAAKGVAGLLQIANIGNAHAVLCKNGKSHCLSKEHSTSNMSERKRVLQNGGNISTNEPDGLVEGYLRTTRGLGHHGDPILKRSVIPVPHTISVPIDDTCQFLILASNGLWEVLDYNEVLALTLTTFTHYLRMHECVQQNGTSPCKFQYLMPLTEDNLNDSKAIHDLQDGIEIPYPNEAIFLTDSKGNLKQNKPKCSRRNYLPSEDGVPKETDDHKNQADPEQSLFSNNEVNSLNREIKQSNSTTQGGSEELKQVEDRKVYLCNSFPPQSQTAEREETDTDTFCATGPSCTYKQLRENVLAVGSKDIEQPPKDTRACLSNYDSIPQLAEKKDSKIFCDKPASYTGQALLKTVTPVGSKPPPQFEGDTKTHPLNCKSQTAGRGRITSETFYDHAASYISEQLVKTALAAGSRDNITILIVLLNGCDKIPNYLNI